Proteins encoded together in one Pseudomonas sp. ADAK13 window:
- a CDS encoding LysR family transcriptional regulator: MFDWENMRNFLAVAKSGTLSGAARELGVDHATVGRRVAALEAELQTVLVERLPRACRLTAAGAVIAEQARRMESVAFDVTRQVKSDQVSLNGRVTLSASPVLTTHFIAPRMLDFRQKYPDIQLSISAQAHQVSLSRGEADIAVRHVRPSEPSNVARRVGTMRFELYASHIYSDLPIPENWAFIAYQKEFSDMPQQRWLLEIAGNRKVVCELSDISSHLIAARSGVGVAGLPCFLGDADSALIKLEHDGMSFSRDIWLVTHRDMKRSIIVRTVMDYFAESFANNMDLRP; the protein is encoded by the coding sequence ATGTTTGACTGGGAAAACATGCGTAATTTTTTAGCTGTGGCGAAATCTGGGACGCTCTCGGGTGCCGCACGCGAATTGGGAGTGGACCACGCGACAGTCGGTCGACGAGTCGCGGCGCTTGAGGCTGAACTGCAAACGGTTTTAGTCGAGCGTCTGCCACGAGCATGCCGCCTGACGGCAGCGGGCGCAGTGATCGCTGAACAGGCAAGGCGCATGGAGAGCGTCGCGTTCGACGTCACTCGGCAGGTGAAGTCCGATCAGGTGTCGTTGAATGGGCGCGTTACATTAAGCGCATCCCCTGTGCTCACCACTCACTTCATCGCGCCACGCATGTTGGATTTCCGCCAGAAGTATCCGGATATTCAGTTATCGATCAGCGCGCAGGCGCATCAGGTCTCTCTAAGCCGTGGTGAAGCAGATATCGCCGTCCGGCACGTTCGCCCGAGCGAACCGAGTAACGTCGCTCGGCGGGTGGGAACGATGCGGTTCGAGCTATACGCAAGCCATATTTATTCGGATCTTCCGATACCGGAGAATTGGGCGTTCATTGCATATCAAAAAGAGTTCTCCGATATGCCCCAACAAAGATGGCTACTTGAGATAGCAGGCAACCGCAAAGTGGTGTGCGAACTTAGCGATATTAGCAGCCATCTAATTGCCGCTCGATCTGGCGTGGGGGTTGCCGGTCTGCCTTGCTTTTTGGGTGATGCAGATTCAGCGTTAATAAAGTTAGAGCATGACGGGATGTCGTTTTCACGTGATATTTGGTTAGTCACCCACCGGGACATGAAACGCTCAATAATTGTGCGTACTGTGATGGATTATTTTGCTGAGTCTTTTGCGAACAATATGGACCTACGACCTTGA
- a CDS encoding MerR family transcriptional regulator: protein MKIGELAEQTGLAPSRIRFYESIGLLKMVKRQANGYRAYPSEAVMVLNLIKTAQKAGFSLDELRTLLPSDLSQWEHGALLETLRSKVRDIEALEERLVQAKAQIVALTAEIEAKPADIDCAANAKRVLSWVQGEQKKSRPTIQDSSLSERGPSKSRPTNNG, encoded by the coding sequence ATGAAAATTGGCGAGTTGGCGGAGCAAACTGGCCTTGCTCCTTCGCGTATCCGGTTCTACGAAAGCATAGGTCTTTTGAAGATGGTAAAGCGCCAAGCAAACGGCTACCGCGCCTATCCGAGTGAAGCAGTTATGGTACTCAATCTGATCAAGACCGCGCAGAAGGCGGGCTTCAGCCTCGATGAGCTTCGCACACTACTGCCCTCCGACCTATCTCAATGGGAGCATGGTGCATTGCTCGAAACACTCCGTAGCAAGGTGCGGGATATTGAGGCGCTGGAGGAGCGACTGGTGCAGGCCAAGGCGCAAATCGTTGCGCTGACAGCGGAGATTGAGGCGAAGCCAGCAGATATCGACTGCGCTGCCAACGCTAAAAGAGTATTGTCGTGGGTGCAGGGCGAACAGAAAAAATCGCGCCCCACGATCCAAGACAGCTCGTTAAGCGAGCGCGGGCCATCCAAGAGTCGTCCGACCAACAACGGATGA
- a CDS encoding tyrosine-type recombinase/integrase, with the protein MTFEQITLYIRQLLPGQANAVANATLHQRLTALRLWYDHLVFQGLREQNPVPRGQHTRLLHPPTHAGFTRGLVPRLVKLPNILNDEQWRHLLSIAASASVRDRLILSLAYCGALRRAELVALRVEDLDVAHRLISVRAETTKGRLSRVVCYTPAIAPRLDDPPSTASPYRVDKRPPVSLRFRPQPGRGADTLDLE; encoded by the coding sequence GTGACTTTTGAGCAGATCACCCTCTACATCCGCCAACTTCTACCCGGTCAAGCCAACGCGGTGGCGAATGCCACCTTGCACCAACGCCTCACCGCCCTCCGCTTATGGTACGACCACTTGGTCTTTCAGGGCCTTCGCGAGCAAAACCCCGTGCCGCGCGGACAACATACGCGTCTGCTCCACCCACCGACTCACGCGGGGTTTACCCGGGGCCTGGTGCCTCGTCTGGTCAAACTACCCAACATCCTCAACGATGAACAATGGCGGCATCTCTTGAGCATTGCCGCCAGCGCGTCGGTGCGCGACCGACTGATACTCTCGCTGGCTTATTGTGGGGCACTACGGCGCGCGGAATTGGTGGCCTTAAGAGTCGAAGATCTTGACGTGGCTCACCGACTGATCTCGGTGCGGGCTGAAACAACTAAGGGCCGACTTAGCCGAGTGGTGTGCTACACCCCCGCCATTGCCCCCCGTCTTGATGACCCACCTTCAACAGCTTCACCGTACCGGGTGGACAAAAGGCCCCCTGTTTCGCTCCGATTCAGACCGCAACCGGGGCGCGGGGCTGACACGCTGGACCTGGAGTAA
- the tnpB gene encoding IS66 family insertion sequence element accessory protein TnpB (TnpB, as the term is used for proteins encoded by IS66 family insertion elements, is considered an accessory protein, since TnpC, encoded by a neighboring gene, is a DDE family transposase.), which produces MMRPDAKVEKVYLYPKPVDFRKSIDGLAALVELDIKVAVFDPVLFVFLNKPRNRVKILYWERNCFCLWLKRLESERFKTSPDATDEAIVLTVQELNWMLDGFDLWRNRPHQVLTPRFVA; this is translated from the coding sequence ATGATGCGACCCGATGCCAAAGTCGAAAAAGTGTATCTGTACCCCAAGCCGGTCGACTTCCGAAAATCGATCGACGGCTTGGCTGCGCTAGTCGAGCTGGATATTAAAGTCGCAGTATTCGACCCCGTGCTTTTCGTCTTCCTCAACAAGCCCCGCAACCGAGTGAAAATTTTATATTGGGAGCGCAACTGCTTCTGTCTTTGGCTCAAACGTCTCGAGTCCGAACGATTCAAAACATCCCCTGACGCCACCGACGAGGCGATCGTTCTGACCGTCCAGGAACTCAACTGGATGCTCGATGGCTTCGACCTCTGGCGCAACCGTCCTCATCAAGTTTTGACGCCGCGATTCGTAGCCTGA
- a CDS encoding phosphotransferase family protein: MNKRESSLDAAGKFSKSTSLISTAIDQGGAVRLGEELDVLAVDRWLKTQLEDLIGQPKVTQYSGGASNWTYRLEYPDQDLILRRPPTGTKAAGAHDMAREYHIQKQLKSAYPIVPTMVALCLDHSVIGCDFYVMHRIIGIIPRATLPRDLNFTATRVRELCLNVLDQLIALHQVDYRKAGLENLGKGAGYCKRQIEGWDARYEKSVTWNVPSYRKVRAWLKANTPDDSKTCIIHNDWRFDNVVLCVQQPTRVIGVLDWEMATLGDPLMDLGTMLAYWVEPDDNYLFRASRRQPTHLPGMLTRQEVIYYYQQKTGVTTENWLFYEVFGLFRLAVIIQQIYYRYYHKQTRNPGFKHFWLMGHALHRRCLRLIRQSEKG; this comes from the coding sequence ATGAACAAGCGTGAATCCAGCCTCGACGCGGCCGGTAAATTCAGCAAAAGCACAAGCCTAATCAGTACAGCCATCGATCAGGGGGGAGCAGTACGCCTTGGTGAAGAACTTGATGTGCTTGCGGTGGATCGCTGGCTCAAAACACAGCTCGAAGATTTGATCGGTCAACCAAAGGTAACCCAATATTCAGGCGGAGCGTCCAACTGGACGTATCGACTGGAATACCCTGACCAAGACTTGATCTTGCGGCGCCCACCAACAGGTACAAAAGCTGCCGGCGCACATGACATGGCGCGTGAGTACCACATCCAGAAGCAACTCAAATCGGCTTACCCCATAGTGCCGACCATGGTCGCACTATGCTTGGATCATTCAGTGATCGGTTGCGATTTTTATGTCATGCACCGCATTATCGGAATCATCCCTCGCGCCACCCTTCCTCGCGATTTGAACTTCACAGCAACCCGTGTTCGAGAGCTGTGCTTGAATGTGTTGGATCAGCTCATAGCCCTGCATCAAGTTGATTACCGCAAGGCAGGATTGGAAAATCTAGGCAAGGGCGCTGGCTACTGCAAGCGCCAAATCGAGGGCTGGGACGCGCGGTATGAGAAGAGCGTGACATGGAATGTTCCGTCATACCGCAAAGTGCGTGCATGGCTTAAAGCCAATACTCCCGATGACAGCAAAACTTGCATCATCCACAACGACTGGCGTTTCGACAACGTGGTGCTGTGTGTGCAGCAACCAACACGTGTCATCGGCGTTCTGGATTGGGAGATGGCAACTCTGGGGGATCCCCTGATGGATCTCGGCACGATGCTAGCCTATTGGGTGGAGCCCGACGACAACTATCTATTTCGCGCATCACGACGGCAGCCGACTCACTTGCCGGGGATGCTAACCCGCCAGGAAGTGATTTATTACTATCAGCAAAAAACCGGAGTAACGACTGAAAACTGGTTATTTTACGAAGTCTTCGGCCTGTTTCGTCTAGCAGTCATCATTCAGCAGATCTACTACCGCTATTACCATAAGCAAACACGTAATCCAGGATTCAAGCATTTTTGGCTTATGGGGCATGCGTTGCATAGACGCTGTCTGCGCCTGATTCGCCAGAGTGAGAAGGGATAG
- a CDS encoding HDOD domain-containing protein — protein MNEDKLSNADIEQLLKGIVIPPQPQIMVDLQIEQCMPDPDFGKISKLIAQDPGLSGALLKLVNSSYFGLSTKVLSIHKAVSLLGSRSVVNIINSLSVREALGNDQIISLNRFWDGAQDIAMTSLALAKHLSSENPDEMYALGLFHDCGIPLMMKRFANYFPTLETAYAEVSENRRVVDYENIHFNTNHAVVGHYISKAWQLPDDLCISIAYHHNVIPIFKHKSPCTMRVKQHLAILKMADNICKSSKILGNQKIDYEWKIVGAEILEQVGLSEYEFSQIKNDIIDFGATSYR, from the coding sequence ATGAATGAGGATAAGCTTTCTAACGCGGATATTGAGCAACTCCTAAAAGGGATTGTCATACCGCCGCAACCCCAAATCATGGTAGACCTACAAATTGAGCAGTGCATGCCAGATCCGGACTTTGGCAAGATATCTAAGTTGATCGCCCAAGATCCAGGGCTGTCAGGGGCCTTACTAAAACTCGTAAACTCTTCTTATTTTGGCTTAAGCACAAAAGTTCTTTCCATTCATAAAGCGGTCTCTCTCCTGGGAAGCCGATCAGTAGTAAATATTATTAACTCACTATCGGTGAGAGAAGCGCTAGGCAACGATCAAATAATATCACTCAATAGGTTTTGGGATGGCGCTCAGGACATTGCGATGACGTCGCTAGCCTTGGCGAAGCATTTATCTTCTGAAAATCCGGATGAGATGTACGCACTGGGTTTATTCCATGACTGTGGCATACCTCTAATGATGAAGCGTTTTGCTAACTATTTCCCTACATTGGAAACGGCATATGCTGAAGTCTCCGAGAACAGGCGTGTCGTAGATTATGAAAATATACATTTTAATACGAATCATGCTGTAGTAGGACATTACATTTCAAAAGCTTGGCAACTACCTGACGATCTCTGTATTTCTATAGCATATCATCATAATGTGATACCTATATTTAAGCACAAATCACCTTGCACTATGCGTGTCAAACAACATCTAGCTATTCTGAAAATGGCAGATAACATATGTAAATCTTCAAAGATCCTTGGCAACCAAAAAATAGACTATGAATGGAAAATTGTGGGCGCTGAAATCCTTGAACAGGTAGGGCTGAGCGAGTACGAATTCTCACAGATTAAAAATGACATTATTGATTTCGGCGCGACAAGCTATCGATGA
- the tnpC gene encoding IS66 family transposase — MNSLPENLPDDPVLLKQMLGQMLDERQLDKGKIVRLEEQNALLLQRLFGRKSEQTADAATSQLALFNEVESVVEPVDEASDEEVVAPTKRRGKRKPLPADLPRIEIIHELPEHELTCVCGCRKHTIGEEVSEQLEIVPMQIRVIRHVRKVYGCRDCEMAPVTADKPAQLIEKSMASPSVLAMLLTTKYVDGLPLHRFEKVLGRHGVDIPRQTLARWVIQFGEHFQPLLNLMRDSLLGSRVIHCDETRVQVLKEPDRDPSSQSWMWVQTGGPPDKPVILFDYSTSRAQEVPTRLLDGYRGYVVTDDYAGYNALGAQAGVERLGCWAHARRKFVEAQKVQPKGKTGRADIALNLINKLYGVERDLKDTGDDDRKTGRNDRSLPVLAQLKSWMEKTQPHVTSQNALGKAIGYLASNWNKLERYTEEGYLPIDNNPAERAIRPFVIGRKNWLFSDTPKGATASAQLYSLVETAKANGQEPYAWLRHALERLPMATSVEDYEALLPWNCSPASPS, encoded by the coding sequence ATGAATTCCTTGCCCGAAAATCTTCCAGATGATCCCGTTCTGCTCAAGCAAATGCTTGGGCAGATGCTCGACGAGCGTCAGTTGGACAAGGGAAAGATTGTTCGGCTAGAAGAACAGAATGCCCTCCTGCTTCAGCGTCTGTTCGGACGTAAGTCCGAGCAAACAGCTGATGCGGCAACGTCGCAACTGGCCCTCTTCAATGAAGTAGAAAGCGTCGTCGAGCCTGTGGACGAAGCCTCAGATGAAGAGGTCGTTGCCCCGACCAAGCGCCGCGGCAAACGCAAGCCACTGCCCGCCGATCTGCCACGCATCGAGATCATCCACGAACTTCCCGAGCATGAACTGACGTGCGTCTGCGGCTGCCGCAAACACACTATTGGCGAAGAAGTCAGCGAGCAGCTTGAAATCGTTCCGATGCAGATCCGTGTGATCAGACACGTTCGGAAAGTTTACGGTTGCCGCGACTGCGAGATGGCGCCGGTCACTGCTGACAAGCCGGCTCAACTGATTGAAAAAAGCATGGCCAGCCCAAGTGTTCTGGCGATGTTGCTGACCACCAAGTACGTCGATGGACTACCGCTTCACCGTTTCGAAAAAGTCTTGGGCCGCCATGGCGTCGATATCCCGCGCCAGACCTTGGCACGCTGGGTTATCCAGTTCGGTGAACACTTCCAGCCGCTGCTGAATTTAATGCGCGATAGCCTACTGGGCAGCCGTGTTATCCACTGCGATGAAACACGGGTACAGGTGTTGAAAGAGCCTGACCGAGACCCAAGCAGCCAGTCCTGGATGTGGGTGCAAACCGGCGGCCCGCCAGATAAACCAGTGATCCTTTTTGACTACTCCACCAGCCGCGCGCAGGAGGTGCCGACACGCCTGCTCGATGGCTATCGTGGCTACGTGGTGACCGATGATTACGCCGGTTATAACGCGTTGGGCGCGCAGGCTGGAGTCGAACGTTTGGGCTGCTGGGCGCACGCAAGGCGCAAGTTTGTTGAGGCGCAAAAAGTGCAGCCGAAAGGCAAGACAGGACGCGCTGATATCGCACTGAATCTGATCAATAAACTTTATGGCGTCGAGCGTGATCTGAAGGATACGGGCGACGACGATCGTAAAACCGGCCGGAATGATCGGAGCCTGCCAGTGCTGGCTCAGTTAAAAAGCTGGATGGAAAAGACGCAGCCACACGTTACGTCTCAGAACGCCTTAGGCAAAGCCATCGGCTATCTGGCGAGTAACTGGAACAAACTCGAACGGTACACCGAGGAAGGCTATTTGCCGATCGACAACAACCCCGCCGAGCGTGCGATCAGGCCCTTCGTCATCGGAAGAAAGAACTGGTTGTTCAGCGATACGCCCAAAGGCGCAACGGCCAGCGCTCAACTTTACAGCCTGGTCGAGACTGCTAAAGCCAACGGCCAAGAGCCCTATGCGTGGCTGCGCCACGCATTAGAGCGGCTGCCAATGGCGACCTCGGTTGAAGATTACGAAGCGCTGTTACCGTGGAACTGCTCGCCGGCATCGCCTAGCTAG
- a CDS encoding SDR family oxidoreductase gives MLQKRKTVLITGASSGLGAGLAHEFAARGYNLALCARRTERLTDLQNRLEESYDVRIEVRSLDVNDHDQVFEVFQDFLRTFGSLERIIVNAGVGNGRRIGTGHFAINRQTAETNFIAALAQCEAAVEIFRKQNSGHLVAMSSMSAKRGLPKHLTTYAASKAGLAFLCEGIRAELLSTPIKVSTIYPGYIRTELNAGAKKLPFEIDQDIGCHALVRAIEREPVSACVPAWPWKVVGVLMQVLPLRWVARLN, from the coding sequence ATGTTGCAAAAGCGTAAGACTGTCCTGATTACGGGCGCAAGTTCGGGGCTGGGTGCTGGTCTCGCCCATGAGTTCGCCGCCCGCGGCTACAACCTTGCGCTATGTGCTCGGCGTACTGAGCGATTAACCGATCTTCAAAACAGATTGGAAGAGTCTTATGACGTTCGTATTGAAGTGCGGTCTCTGGATGTGAATGACCACGACCAAGTATTCGAAGTCTTTCAGGACTTTTTAAGAACCTTCGGTAGCCTGGAACGAATCATCGTAAACGCAGGGGTAGGCAACGGACGACGGATAGGCACTGGACACTTTGCCATCAATCGACAAACCGCGGAAACAAATTTCATTGCCGCGTTGGCTCAGTGTGAAGCGGCCGTGGAAATCTTCCGAAAACAAAACTCCGGCCACCTTGTTGCGATGTCTTCAATGAGCGCCAAGCGAGGTTTGCCGAAACACTTGACAACCTATGCCGCTAGCAAGGCCGGCTTGGCGTTTCTTTGTGAAGGCATACGAGCAGAGTTGTTAAGTACTCCCATCAAAGTCAGCACCATTTATCCGGGCTACATACGCACAGAGCTCAATGCTGGAGCTAAAAAGCTGCCTTTTGAGATAGATCAGGACATCGGATGTCACGCACTTGTACGCGCAATAGAACGCGAACCTGTCAGCGCCTGTGTTCCTGCTTGGCCGTGGAAGGTGGTGGGGGTTTTGATGCAGGTGTTGCCACTGCGCTGGGTGGCCCGTCTCAATTGA
- a CDS encoding acyl-CoA dehydrogenase family protein — MYFESSTKGRNYFTRVVAFIKEEIEPVEAAYWAEVAANCPGGAWSQWKVPHILEDLKAKARSQGLWNMFLPDETLGAGLPIQDYALIAEQMGRSLLAPTVFNCNAPDTGNMEVLWRYGSDEQKLRWLMPLLAGEIRSVFCMTEPQVASSDATNMQATAIVEDGQVVLNGRKWWASGIGDPNAKVVIFMAHTPDASKDRHHQHSMVLVPLDTPGVKIERMLPVFGEYDAPHGHGEISFTNVHVPIDNFIGGPGMGFEIAQGRLGPGRIHHCMRCIGAAEKALEMTIDRGMQRSAFGKPLLSLGGNRERVADARIAIDQARLLTLYAAWKMDKLGTFAAMTEISAIKVVAPNVLQQVVDMAIQLHGGAGLSHDAPLTAFFAQARSLRLADGPDEVHKGVIAKVEIAKRGFSKSSAGVKGASK, encoded by the coding sequence ATGTACTTCGAGAGCAGCACCAAGGGGCGTAATTACTTTACCCGGGTAGTAGCCTTCATCAAAGAGGAAATTGAACCGGTTGAAGCGGCTTACTGGGCAGAGGTAGCTGCTAACTGCCCCGGTGGCGCCTGGAGCCAATGGAAGGTTCCGCATATTCTCGAAGACCTCAAGGCTAAGGCCCGCAGCCAGGGACTTTGGAACATGTTTCTACCTGACGAGACGCTAGGTGCAGGTCTTCCAATCCAGGACTACGCGCTGATCGCGGAGCAAATGGGTCGCAGTCTATTAGCCCCAACAGTTTTCAACTGCAACGCCCCTGACACCGGAAACATGGAAGTGCTCTGGCGCTACGGTAGTGATGAGCAAAAGCTGCGTTGGCTTATGCCTCTGTTGGCCGGTGAAATTCGCTCTGTGTTCTGCATGACAGAGCCTCAAGTAGCTTCTTCCGACGCCACCAACATGCAAGCTACCGCCATCGTTGAGGATGGCCAGGTAGTCCTCAATGGCCGCAAATGGTGGGCAAGTGGCATTGGTGACCCGAACGCCAAGGTTGTCATCTTCATGGCCCATACACCGGATGCCAGCAAAGATCGCCATCATCAGCATTCGATGGTACTGGTTCCACTCGATACCCCAGGTGTGAAAATTGAACGCATGCTGCCAGTGTTTGGCGAATACGACGCACCGCATGGCCATGGCGAGATTAGTTTTACGAATGTGCATGTCCCAATCGACAATTTCATCGGCGGCCCAGGTATGGGGTTTGAAATTGCCCAAGGTCGCCTTGGCCCTGGCCGAATTCACCATTGTATGCGATGCATCGGCGCCGCTGAAAAGGCACTCGAAATGACTATTGATCGCGGAATGCAACGATCTGCCTTTGGCAAACCCCTTCTGAGCTTGGGCGGTAATCGCGAGCGGGTGGCCGATGCGCGCATTGCGATCGACCAAGCTCGACTTTTGACACTGTATGCCGCTTGGAAAATGGACAAACTGGGGACCTTCGCCGCAATGACCGAGATATCCGCAATCAAGGTGGTTGCTCCCAATGTTCTGCAACAAGTGGTCGATATGGCAATCCAGTTACACGGAGGTGCAGGTCTGAGTCACGATGCCCCTCTGACGGCATTCTTTGCGCAAGCTCGTAGCCTTCGCCTGGCCGATGGACCGGACGAGGTCCATAAAGGAGTCATCGCCAAGGTAGAGATCGCTAAACGTGGGTTTTCGAAGTCGAGTGCCGGTGTAAAAGGTGCAAGCAAATGA
- a CDS encoding LysR family transcriptional regulator: protein MNKSNDSQGLARLDLNLFRVFAVIYQELNLTRAAERLCISQSAVSHSLARMREQLDDPLFVRESQGVLPTPLAKRIWPDVEEGLRYFQRASKRSENFDPSRDIEQITFAMNDEVEPTLLPILVSALRQEAAYIRIACVRVDRSSLKSDLATGRLDCVIDVAQAADEQLMHTSLTKDDFVVMSRSQAVIDYATYLAGEHVTVSSRRAGRSLEDWELARLGIHRQITVRAQHYQSACRLVADSDLLLTIPRSLAQSLNAVFNNCVQELPVPIRPVELHLFWHEERDKNPGSVWLRDTVLNALGAVRVSEHLRH, encoded by the coding sequence ATGAATAAATCTAATGACTCACAAGGTCTAGCAAGGCTTGATCTAAATCTCTTTCGGGTCTTTGCGGTGATTTACCAGGAGCTCAATTTGACTCGCGCGGCTGAACGCCTGTGCATTAGCCAATCAGCGGTCAGTCATTCATTAGCTCGAATGCGTGAACAGCTGGACGATCCTTTATTTGTCCGAGAGTCGCAGGGAGTGCTGCCAACGCCATTAGCGAAGCGTATCTGGCCGGATGTAGAGGAGGGGCTTCGGTATTTTCAGCGGGCGTCCAAGCGCAGTGAGAATTTTGATCCATCACGCGATATTGAACAGATCACCTTCGCCATGAATGACGAAGTAGAGCCCACGCTGCTTCCGATTTTGGTGAGTGCTCTCCGTCAGGAGGCGGCATACATTCGTATCGCTTGCGTCAGGGTCGATCGATCGTCGCTGAAATCTGACTTGGCAACTGGAAGGTTGGATTGCGTCATTGATGTTGCCCAGGCCGCAGATGAACAACTCATGCATACCTCATTGACCAAGGATGATTTTGTTGTCATGAGTCGTAGCCAAGCCGTTATTGATTATGCAACCTACTTGGCGGGTGAGCACGTTACAGTATCGTCCCGAAGGGCAGGGCGCAGCCTGGAAGACTGGGAGCTCGCCAGGTTAGGTATTCATCGCCAAATTACGGTACGTGCTCAGCACTATCAGTCGGCCTGTCGATTGGTCGCAGATAGCGATTTGCTCCTGACCATCCCGCGAAGCCTTGCCCAATCACTGAATGCGGTTTTTAACAACTGCGTCCAAGAGCTGCCGGTGCCCATACGACCCGTCGAACTGCATCTTTTCTGGCATGAAGAGCGGGATAAAAATCCTGGCAGCGTTTGGTTGCGCGATACCGTGTTAAACGCACTCGGTGCTGTGCGAGTGAGCGAACATTTAAGGCACTGA
- a CDS encoding histidine phosphatase family protein: MARLILIRHGQASFGEANYDALSHVGIQQAEHLGRVLRESGENIDGLWTGSLRRHLQTAQRLLMGADWEFLPQSLRGFDEFDHQEVIERYEPRYHNHQIMLDELGAANVPQDAFAKMFSAALKRWYEGNADDEYNETWTQFKRRVMATLERLFRITQSGETHIVITSGGVIAVITQALLGLSDTVAMQVNWTLANASITCVQNNSRGEHRLLSLNEHAHFRGEHIHMLTWR, from the coding sequence ATGGCACGACTTATCTTGATTCGCCACGGTCAGGCGTCGTTTGGTGAGGCTAACTATGACGCCCTTTCCCATGTAGGAATACAGCAGGCCGAACACTTGGGGCGAGTCCTGCGAGAGAGCGGCGAAAATATCGATGGCCTATGGACTGGTTCTCTCCGACGTCACCTACAAACAGCTCAGCGCCTGCTCATGGGCGCTGACTGGGAGTTCTTACCCCAAAGCCTTCGCGGCTTTGATGAGTTCGACCACCAAGAGGTAATCGAGCGCTATGAGCCGCGTTACCACAATCACCAAATAATGCTCGATGAGCTTGGTGCGGCAAATGTGCCTCAGGATGCATTCGCCAAAATGTTTAGTGCCGCATTGAAACGCTGGTACGAGGGCAATGCAGATGACGAATATAACGAAACTTGGACTCAGTTCAAACGTCGAGTCATGGCTACGCTGGAAAGGTTGTTCAGAATTACGCAAAGCGGCGAAACCCATATCGTGATCACTTCAGGTGGAGTCATCGCCGTCATAACACAGGCTCTTCTCGGACTAAGTGACACAGTAGCTATGCAGGTGAATTGGACGCTTGCCAACGCCAGCATAACCTGCGTTCAGAACAATAGCCGCGGCGAACATAGGCTTTTGAGTTTGAACGAGCACGCGCATTTTCGGGGCGAACATATCCACATGTTGACATGGCGCTAA
- a CDS encoding quinone oxidoreductase family protein, whose translation MNLSMAMTRTGDPDVLQPIDIKVGSPGPLEVLVTQSVIGVNFVDTYFRSGLYPVATLPAVLGFEGAGVVVSIGKEVSHLRPGDRVAYAGGALGAYTESRLLPESRLVKLPDEVSFEAAGSSMLRGLTAHMLLHKVHATKQGDWILVHAAAGGLGQIVIRWAKRLGANVIGTVGSVEKVALARQAGADFVLLHPNGDWAEEAVRLSDGKGVHLAIDGIGGSMVNQSLSVVRPFGVVASLGQPAGPIPPVRVEDLGFTRSISLIRPSSLLYANDPQLYKTGTDELLEVLMDGMITPIGARYPLIDAARAHADLELGKTTGSVILMV comes from the coding sequence ATGAATCTTTCTATGGCGATGACGCGAACCGGTGATCCGGATGTCTTACAACCAATTGATATCAAAGTCGGAAGTCCTGGACCCCTTGAGGTGTTAGTTACCCAATCGGTGATCGGCGTCAATTTTGTCGACACCTATTTTCGAAGTGGTCTTTACCCGGTTGCGACGCTTCCAGCCGTTCTCGGCTTCGAAGGTGCTGGCGTGGTGGTTAGTATCGGTAAGGAAGTAAGCCATTTACGACCGGGCGACCGGGTTGCCTATGCAGGCGGAGCGCTCGGAGCCTATACGGAGTCGCGCCTGCTCCCTGAGAGCCGACTCGTTAAGCTTCCTGACGAGGTGTCTTTCGAGGCAGCTGGCAGTTCCATGCTACGCGGGCTCACCGCGCATATGCTCTTACACAAAGTTCATGCGACGAAGCAGGGCGATTGGATTCTTGTCCATGCAGCGGCAGGGGGATTGGGGCAGATCGTTATTCGCTGGGCGAAACGGCTTGGTGCCAACGTCATTGGCACTGTTGGCTCAGTTGAAAAGGTAGCGCTTGCTCGCCAAGCAGGTGCCGACTTTGTGCTTTTGCATCCTAACGGTGATTGGGCAGAAGAAGCCGTGCGCTTGTCAGATGGAAAGGGTGTCCATCTTGCAATCGATGGCATCGGAGGCAGCATGGTGAACCAATCATTGAGCGTCGTCCGACCTTTTGGAGTTGTCGCGAGCCTAGGTCAGCCTGCCGGGCCGATTCCACCGGTACGGGTCGAAGATCTGGGCTTCACCCGCTCAATCTCTCTTATACGACCCAGCTCTCTTCTGTACGCAAATGATCCACAGTTATACAAAACAGGAACCGACGAGCTATTAGAAGTACTGATGGACGGCATGATCACACCGATCGGTGCGCGCTATCCGCTAATAGACGCTGCAAGGGCTCACGCTGACCTGGAATTAGGCAAGACGACGGGGAGTGTGATCCTCATGGTATGA